The genomic region TCAAAAATGAAAAAATTCTTACTTTGGCTTCTGATTTCTTCACAGGGGTCGAGGCCAAGGCTTTGGGTCAGACTGACTCTAAACAGGTTTTTTCATCAAAGAGGGGAAAAAAGCCTTGTCAAGTGCAGGGCAAGGCTTGATACGCTGCCATTTAACAAATTTATTCTTGGCCATTATTCTGTCATAGAAAGCTACACCGTGGTCAATAATGGTGTAGGCGATGTTGTTATCGGGAATAATACTTTTATCGGGATTTCCAATATTATCATCGGCCCTGTTGAAATCGGGAACAATGTGATGACTG from Sphingobacteriales bacterium harbors:
- a CDS encoding acyltransferase yields the protein MKKFLLWLLISSQGSRPRLWVRLTLNRFFHQRGEKSLVKCRARLDTLPFNKFILGHYSVIESYTVVNNGVGDVVIGNNTFIGISNIIIGPVEIGNNVMTAQHVVLSGLNHQYEDITQPIRNQPVTTAKIVIEDDCWIGANAVITAGVRVGKHSVVAGGSVVTRDVPPFSVVGGNPARILKTYNTHTQKWEKAE